The proteins below come from a single Garra rufa chromosome 3, GarRuf1.0, whole genome shotgun sequence genomic window:
- the shrprbck1r gene encoding ranBP-type and C3HC4-type zinc finger-containing protein 1: MSLSSGGWTHTPPPAQSSSSHLGHEALQPACSTVLMSVKVSVCHSGIRPLCLPGAGDESLRLQLSMDPGKAGEFRLALRDISGTAAGRSVCIAEFDLKTVRYEVKSPQCHELSLATPPHDRITFNFRCEKEAQEWATVVMSSLREAHRVAISSSTEERRLPPQPVDTPSNAPMPCTEEICAELVSAIEAGDIRAASVCASSLAKQKAALSIQPSKRNYTDTEMSLAVVVEDASSSCCVTVKVFPHSSIGALKQQVFTDYGFHPRVQRWVIGQSLCSDHRSLASYGVQQDGDTAFLYLISARQARLSQGLYQQDQESALLMPAVVPTTNQPHQEAVSNGPTQNTASRPYSTLPTRLHNSHNTLSNSAGGTERLGLGNIRDLINLELPQLNDALSPNRTSTQLGWACPTCTYINKPTRPGCEMCSADRPEGYTVPGNYRPDALELRRIQQEKEAIRQYQQAREAERRENFARLVQMDGQDLVPNPERVECKICYVELEPGEGVLLRECLHCFCKECLRSVILMSEDPQVACPYRDEAYACDCILQEREIRALVSVDDYEHWLQRGLSVAESRCEGSYHCATADCPGWCVYEDTVNTFHCPVCKKHNCLLCKAIHEGMNCKQYQDDLSARAINDSAARRTRDLLKTLVNSGEAMHCPQCGIIVQKKEGCDWLRCTVCHTEICWVTRGPRWGPKGPGDTSGGCRCNVNKQRCHPKCQNCH; this comes from the exons ATGTCGCTGAGCTCAGGCGGGTGGACTCACACACCTCCGCCGGCCCAGTCTTCATCGTCTCATCTCGGCCATGAGGCCTTGCAACCGGCCTGTAGCACTGTTTTGATGTCGGTAAAGGTGTCAGTATGCCACTCAGGTATACGACCGCTTTGTCTCCCGGGGGCCGGAGACGAATCTCTCCGTCTTCAGCTGAGTATGGACCCGGGGAAGGCAGGGGAATTCCGCCTCGCGTTGCGGGACATCAGCGGAACAGCGGCTGGACGCAGCGTG tgcaTTGCTGAGTTTGACCTCAAGACTGTTCGCTATGAAGTCAAGTCCCCACAGTGCCATGAACTGAGTTTGGCAACACCGCCACATGATCGTATCACTTTTAACTTCCGCTGTGAGAAGGAAGCACAGGAGTGGGCCACTGTGGTGATGTCATCACTCCGTGAGGCGCATAGAG tggcgaTTAGTTCCTCCACTGAAGAAAGACGGCTACCTCCTCAGCCTGTGGATACACCGAGCAATGCGCCCATGCCATGTACAG AGGAGATATGTGCAGAGCTTGTTAGCGCAATAGAGGCAGGTGATATTCGGGCGGCATCGGTCTGTGCATCATCTTTGGCTAAACAGAAAGCTGCTCTGAGCATTCAGCCATCAAAACGAAATTACACAGACACTGAAATGAG CCTGGCGGTGGTGGTAGAGGATGCATCCTCGTCCTGTTGTGTCACAGTGAAGGTCTTCCCTCACTCCTCAATTGGTGCTCTCAAACAACAG GTCTTCACAGACTATGGTTTTCATCCGCGTGTGCAACGCTGGGTCATCGGGCAGTCTTTGTGCTCTGATCACCGCTCTCTGGCTTCTTATGGAGTTCAGCAAGATGGCGACACTGCGTTCCTTTATCTCATTTCTGCCCGTCAGGCTCGTCTCAGTCAAGGGCTTTACCAACAAGATCAGGAAAGTGCTTTGCTTATGCCGGCTGTGGTGCCAACGACAAATCAACCCCACCAAGAAGCAGTTTCCAATGGGCCAACACAGAACACAGCCTCAAGACCATACAGCACCCTGCCTACAAGACTTCACAACAGCCATAATACCCTGA GTAACAGTGCGGGAGGGACAGAGAGGTTGGGTTTGGGTAATATTCGGGACCTCATCAACCTTGAGCTGCCGCAGCTGAATGACGCCCTGTCGCCCAACAGAACAAGCACACAG CTGGGATGGGCCTGCCCAAcctgtacatatattaataaaCCAACACGTCCCGGCTGTGAAATGTGTAGTGCAGACCGACCTGAAGGCTACACTGTTCCTGGCAACTACAGACCAGATGCTCTGGAGCTAAGACGCATTCAACAGGAAAAAGAAGCAATAAGGCAGTACCAACAG GCCAGAGAAGCAGAACGCAGGGAGAACTTTGCACGTCTGGTCCAAATGGACGGACAGGATCTGGTTCCTAACCCAGAAAGAGTGGAGTGCAAGATTTGCTATGTGGAGCTTGAGCCTGGCGAGGGAGTCCTGCTCCGAGAGTGTCTCCACTGCTTCTGCAA AGAGTGTCTGCGCTCTGTGATTCTGATGTCAGAGGATCCTCAGGTGGCATGTCCATACAGAGACGAGGCCTATGCCTGTGACTGCATCTTGCAGGAAAGAGAAATCAGAGCT CTGGTGTCAGTAGATGATTATGAGCACTGGTTGCAGAGGGGTCTGTCAGTCGCAGAGTCTCGATGTGAGGGCAGTTATCACTGTGCGACAGCAGACTGTCCCGGCTGGTGTGTTTATGAAGACACTGTCAACACTTTCCACTGCCCAGTGTGTAAAAAACACAACTGCCTGCTTTGCAAG GCCATTCATGAAGGGATGAACTGTAAGCAGTATCAGGATGATCTATCAGCTCGTGCCATCAATGACTCTGCAGCTCGAAGAACCAGAGACCTGCTGAAG ACTCTTGTTAATTCTGGAGAGGCGATGCATTGCCCTCAGTGCGGCATCATTGTGCAGAAGAAAGAGGGCTGTGATTGGCTCCGCTGTACTGTCTGCCATACTGAGATCTGCTGGGTCACCAGAGGACCACGCTGGGGGCCCAAA GGTCCCGGAGACACAAGTGGAGGCTGCCGCTGCAATGTCAACAAACAGAGATGCCATCCAAAATGCCAGAACTGTCACTAA